The proteins below come from a single Mangifera indica cultivar Alphonso chromosome 16, CATAS_Mindica_2.1, whole genome shotgun sequence genomic window:
- the LOC123198571 gene encoding lysosomal amino acid transporter 1 homolog, translating to MSFAYCAKEKKPCVRWVEKYFKDCLCNLKDEFSFGFGIISLVCWGVAEIPQIITNFRTKSSHGVSLMFLLTWVAGDVFNLVGCLLEPATLPTQYYTALLYTISTIVLVLQGVYYDHIYKSWKSRQIKAKQGDKDEKEPLKPKSADTGIPIPRAEIKASSRREYYYTSARSLASSGTPPFRNYLRVAQSGPSALGLGDDSSSDDEAYMDSYKTPSVSQPRPIPRSAGYGTFLAASLYLPTQGKALTETITGFNSRRVLNGSSMEHSVFGQWLGWLMAAIYMGGRLPQIWLNIKRGSVEGLNPLMFLFALVANVTYVLSILVRNTKWENIKANLPWLLDAIVCVALDLFIILQYIYYRYFRKKSTSYGEDIYGDYGDATKATVA from the exons ATGTCTTTTGCTTATTGTGCTAAAGAGAAGAAGCCTTGTGTGCGTTGGGTTGAGAAGTATTTCAAAGACTGCCTCTGCAATCTCAAGGATGAGTTCTCTTTCGGCTTTGGGATTATTAGTCTAGTCTGTTGGGGAGTTGCAGAGATCCCTCAAATCATCACTAACTTCCGCACAAAGTCTAGCCATGGAGTTTCTTTAATGTTTCTCCTTACTTGGGTTGCCGG AGATGTTTTTAATCTGGTGGGTTGCCTTCTTGAGCCGGCAACG TTGCCAACGCAGTACTACACAGCTCTG CTCTACACGATAAGTACTATAGTGTTGGTGCTGCAAGGCGTGTACTACGATCACATTTACAAAAGCTGGAAATCCAGACAGATCAAAGCTAAACAAGGG GATAAAGATGAGAAAGAGCCTTTAAAACCCAAGTCAGCTGACACAGGCATCCCCATTCCCAGGGCTGAAATAAAAGCATCTTCTCGAAGAGAGTATTACTACAC ATCTGCTAGATCTTTGGCTAGCAGTGGTACTCCGCCCTTTCGAAATTATCTGAGAGTAGCCCAAAGTGGGCCTTCAGCTTTGGGTCTTGGCGACGATTCATCATCTGATGATGAAGCCTACATGGATTCATATAAGACTCCCTCTGTTAGCCAGCCCAGGCCCATTCCAAGATCA GCTGGATATGGAACATTTCTTGCTGCATCCCTTTATCTCCCGACGCAAGGCAAGGCCTTGACAGAAACAATCACGGGGTTTAACTCAAGAAGAGTCTTGAATGGAAGTAGTATGGAGCACAGTGTCTTTGGACAGTGGCTGGGATGGCTGATGGCTGCCATATACATGGGCGGTCGACTGCCTCAAATATGGCTGAAT ATTAAAAGGGGGAGTGTGGAG GGCTTGAATCCTCTCATGTTCTTATTTGCACTGGTGGCCAATGTCACTTACGTTTTAAG TATTCTTGTGAGAAACACTAAATGGGAAAATATAAAAGCCAATCTGCCATGGTTGCTGGATGCCATTGTCTGTGTGGCGTTGGACTTATTT ATCATTCTGCAGTACATTTATTACAGATACTTCAGAAAGAAATCTACAAGTTATGGAGAAGACATCTATGGAGATTACGGGGATGCAACTAAAGCAACTGTAGCTTGA